In one window of Streptomyces griseus subsp. griseus DNA:
- a CDS encoding TIGR03085 family metal-binding protein, with amino-acid sequence MSTHAKRERLLLADLLEAAGPEAPTLCEGWKTRDLAAHVVVRERRADAAGGLVISALKNRLERVQGEFAAKPYEELIQLIRTGPPRFSPMSLKQIDEAANTVEFFVHAEDVRRAQPDWSRRELDPVFADALWSNVEKTARVMGRKSPVGLVLRRPDGRTAVAHKGAPVVTVTGEPSELLLFASGRQDAADVQVEGEKEAVDRLHRAALGM; translated from the coding sequence ATGTCGACCCATGCGAAGCGTGAACGTCTTCTGCTCGCCGATCTGTTGGAAGCGGCCGGTCCCGAGGCACCGACCCTGTGCGAAGGCTGGAAGACCCGTGATCTGGCCGCCCATGTGGTGGTCCGTGAGCGCCGCGCCGACGCGGCGGGCGGGCTGGTGATCTCCGCCCTGAAGAACCGTCTTGAGCGGGTGCAGGGCGAGTTCGCGGCGAAGCCGTACGAGGAGCTGATCCAGCTGATCCGTACGGGGCCGCCCCGGTTCTCCCCGATGTCCCTCAAGCAGATCGACGAGGCGGCGAACACGGTGGAGTTCTTCGTCCACGCGGAGGACGTGCGCCGGGCCCAGCCGGACTGGTCCCGGCGCGAGCTGGACCCGGTCTTCGCCGACGCGCTCTGGTCCAACGTCGAGAAGACCGCCCGGGTGATGGGGCGCAAGTCCCCGGTGGGTCTTGTGCTGCGCCGTCCGGACGGCCGGACGGCGGTGGCCCACAAGGGCGCCCCGGTGGTGACGGTGACCGGGGAGCCCTCGGAGCTGCTGCTGTTCGCGTCCGGCCGGCAGGATGCCGCGGACGTGCAGGTGGAGGGCGAGAAGGAGGCGGTGGACCGGCTGCACCGGGCCGCGCTGGGGATGTGA
- a CDS encoding helix-turn-helix domain-containing protein — MPQVVRSRIAVLRGTHPVSPLPQRLRSLADREAVEVLHRAARVLVASLPVLTDRLVDALYEQEPGYRAAIDADRGEVWQEVHHSLRHNVGSLIQPREYREAAHRTSRWIGEIRAEQGVPLDAVLHAFRMGGAMVWQDLVDETARRDPDDVRLLVHVAADVWNFVDEHCGIVGDAYRQAERRLSWRRENQQRLMIAALLDGTARIADLCEAAAMLGLPEQGRYAVLAVASAPGGPQQPGSIRPSLNLPSALAPGAAPDGRTGPEGRTEPDGRTGSEGRTALDGRTASDGRSGAAPGPGRDGRPHAAPSPARDWNPHAAPSPVQDGRPHVVPSPAPYAAPTPSPDGPPHTPPANAPLWHTGPDAEFAILRLTGQADDPGELRAIAAALSAPAGTRAGIGSAVDGLAALGDARRLAETALRACPASGGTVLLDEHLPDALVVSSPALGSALADRVLGPLDRLDPSDRDVIVETLTAWLDADGSAQRAGARLYCHRNTVLNRLRRFEQLTGRCLTRPRDAVEVSLALAARRLLAT, encoded by the coding sequence ATGCCACAGGTCGTACGTTCCCGGATCGCGGTGCTGCGGGGCACCCACCCCGTGTCGCCGTTGCCCCAGCGCCTGCGTTCCCTGGCCGACCGCGAAGCCGTCGAGGTGCTGCACCGGGCCGCGCGGGTCCTCGTCGCCTCGCTCCCGGTCCTCACCGACCGGCTCGTCGACGCCCTGTACGAACAGGAACCCGGCTACCGGGCGGCGATCGACGCCGACCGGGGCGAGGTCTGGCAGGAGGTCCACCACTCGCTGCGGCACAACGTCGGCTCGCTGATCCAGCCCCGGGAGTACCGCGAGGCCGCCCACCGCACCTCCCGCTGGATCGGCGAGATCCGCGCCGAACAGGGCGTGCCCCTCGACGCCGTCCTCCACGCCTTCCGGATGGGCGGCGCGATGGTCTGGCAGGACCTGGTGGACGAGACGGCCCGCCGCGACCCCGACGACGTACGGCTGCTCGTCCATGTCGCCGCCGACGTGTGGAACTTCGTCGACGAACACTGCGGCATCGTCGGCGACGCCTACCGGCAGGCCGAGCGGCGGCTGTCCTGGCGGCGCGAGAACCAGCAGCGGCTGATGATCGCGGCGCTGCTGGACGGGACCGCCCGGATCGCGGACCTCTGCGAGGCGGCGGCCATGCTGGGACTGCCGGAACAGGGGCGGTACGCCGTACTCGCGGTGGCCTCCGCCCCGGGGGGCCCGCAACAGCCGGGCTCCATCCGGCCTTCGCTGAACCTGCCGTCCGCGCTGGCCCCGGGCGCGGCTCCGGACGGGCGGACAGGGCCGGAGGGGCGGACAGAGCCGGACGGGCGGACCGGATCGGAGGGGCGGACGGCCCTGGACGGGCGGACCGCGTCGGACGGGCGCTCGGGCGCGGCGCCGGGCCCCGGACGGGACGGGCGCCCGCATGCTGCCCCGAGCCCGGCACGGGACTGGAATCCTCACGCGGCCCCGAGCCCGGTCCAGGACGGGCGCCCGCACGTGGTCCCGAGCCCGGCCCCGTACGCGGCCCCGACCCCGTCCCCGGACGGGCCCCCGCACACGCCCCCCGCCAACGCCCCCCTCTGGCACACCGGCCCCGACGCGGAGTTCGCCATCCTCCGGCTCACCGGCCAAGCAGACGACCCCGGCGAGCTCCGCGCCATCGCCGCCGCCCTGAGCGCCCCCGCCGGCACCCGGGCCGGGATCGGCTCCGCCGTGGACGGCCTGGCCGCGCTCGGGGACGCGCGGCGGCTGGCGGAGACCGCGCTCCGCGCCTGCCCGGCCTCCGGGGGCACCGTCCTGCTGGACGAGCACCTCCCGGACGCCCTCGTCGTCTCCTCCCCGGCCCTCGGCTCCGCCCTCGCCGACCGGGTGCTCGGCCCGCTGGACCGGCTGGACCCCTCGGACCGGGACGTCATCGTGGAGACTCTGACGGCCTGGCTGGACGCGGACGGCTCGGCGCAGCGGGCGGGCGCGCGGCTCTACTGCCACCGGAACACCGTCCTCAACCGGCTGCGCCGCTTCGAACAGCTCACCGGCCGCTGTCTGACCCGCCCCCGGGACGCCGTCGAGGTCTCCCTCGCCCTGGCGGCCCGGCGGCTGCTGGCAACGTAG
- a CDS encoding TIGR02234 family membrane protein, with product MDDVSAVPVPQPRARTADDVPDASSGAAPDSSGSRRSLAAALLLGAAGATVVLLASGQIWAEGRAATGGGALPLTADGRDVTGAPAALAIVGLAALVAVFAVRGAGRRVVAALLALSGLGAALSAWAGASDSTALDEEAARTTGDTAATIDALTHTAWPYVTAAGGLLILLAGLLALRFGGRWPTMSGRYERDGTPRPRKAPRTAPDPDRPEELWKALDRGEDPTG from the coding sequence GTGGATGACGTGAGTGCTGTCCCCGTACCCCAGCCCCGTGCCCGAACCGCCGACGACGTGCCCGACGCGTCCTCCGGAGCCGCGCCCGACTCCTCGGGCAGCCGCCGGTCGCTCGCGGCCGCGCTGCTCCTGGGTGCGGCCGGTGCGACCGTCGTCCTCCTGGCCTCCGGCCAGATCTGGGCCGAGGGCCGGGCGGCGACCGGCGGCGGCGCCCTGCCGCTGACCGCCGACGGCCGGGACGTCACCGGTGCCCCGGCGGCCCTGGCGATCGTCGGCCTGGCCGCCCTCGTCGCCGTCTTCGCCGTGCGCGGCGCGGGCCGCCGTGTCGTCGCCGCGCTGCTCGCCCTCAGCGGCCTCGGGGCCGCGCTCAGCGCCTGGGCCGGCGCCTCCGACAGCACGGCCCTCGACGAGGAGGCCGCCCGCACCACCGGTGACACGGCGGCCACCATCGACGCCCTCACCCACACCGCCTGGCCGTACGTCACCGCCGCCGGGGGCCTGTTGATCCTGCTCGCCGGGCTGCTCGCCCTCCGCTTCGGCGGCCGCTGGCCCACGATGTCGGGCCGGTACGAACGCGACGGCACCCCGCGCCCCCGCAAGGCGCCCCGCACCGCCCCGGACCCGGACCGGCCCGAGGAGCTGTGGAAGGCGCTGGACCGGGGCGAGGACCCGACGGGCTGA
- the trpB gene encoding tryptophan synthase subunit beta: protein MTSEFFIPDPEGLIPSAEGYFGAYGGKFIPEALVAAVDEVAVEYDKAKSDPAFAAELNELMVNYTGRPSALTEVPRFAEHAGGARVFLKREDLNHTGSHKINNVLGQALLTRRMGKTRVIAETGAGQHGVATATACALFGLDCTIYMGEIDTERQALNVARMRMLGAEVVAVKSGSRTLKDAINEAFRDWVANVDRTHYLFGTVAGPHPFPAMVRDFHRVIGVEARRQLLERTGRLPDAAVACVGGGSNAIGLFHAFIPDAEVRLVGCEPAGHGVETGEHAATLTAGEPGILHGSRSYVLQDDEGQITEPYSISAGLDYPGIGPEHSYLKDIGRGEYRAVTDDAAMQALRLLSRTEGIIPAIESAHALAGALDLGKELGKDGLILINLSGRGDKDMDTAARYFGLYDTDAAVEADADSDRAEIEGDAK, encoded by the coding sequence ATGACGTCCGAATTCTTCATCCCGGACCCCGAGGGTCTGATCCCCAGCGCCGAGGGCTACTTCGGTGCGTACGGCGGCAAGTTCATCCCGGAGGCGCTCGTCGCCGCCGTGGACGAGGTCGCCGTCGAGTACGACAAGGCCAAGTCCGACCCGGCCTTCGCCGCCGAGCTCAACGAGCTCATGGTCAACTACACCGGCCGCCCCAGCGCGCTGACCGAGGTCCCGCGCTTCGCCGAACACGCGGGCGGCGCCCGGGTCTTCCTCAAGCGCGAGGACCTGAACCACACCGGATCGCACAAGATCAACAACGTGCTCGGCCAGGCGCTGCTCACCCGGCGCATGGGCAAGACCCGGGTTATCGCCGAGACCGGAGCCGGCCAGCACGGCGTCGCCACCGCCACCGCCTGCGCCCTCTTCGGCCTCGACTGCACCATCTACATGGGCGAGATCGACACCGAGCGCCAGGCGCTCAACGTGGCCCGGATGCGGATGCTCGGCGCCGAGGTCGTCGCCGTGAAGTCCGGCTCCCGGACCCTCAAGGACGCCATCAACGAGGCGTTCCGCGACTGGGTCGCCAACGTGGACCGTACGCACTACCTCTTCGGTACGGTCGCGGGACCGCACCCCTTCCCCGCGATGGTCCGCGACTTCCACCGCGTCATCGGCGTCGAGGCCCGCCGCCAGCTCCTGGAGCGCACCGGCCGCCTCCCCGACGCGGCGGTCGCCTGCGTCGGCGGCGGCTCCAACGCCATCGGCCTCTTCCACGCCTTCATCCCGGACGCCGAGGTCCGCCTGGTGGGCTGCGAGCCCGCCGGGCACGGCGTGGAGACCGGCGAGCACGCGGCGACCCTGACGGCGGGGGAGCCCGGCATCCTGCACGGGTCGCGCTCCTACGTCCTCCAGGACGACGAGGGCCAGATCACCGAGCCGTACTCCATCTCCGCCGGTCTGGACTACCCGGGCATCGGCCCGGAGCACTCCTACCTCAAGGACATCGGGCGCGGCGAGTACCGCGCGGTCACCGACGACGCCGCCATGCAGGCCCTGCGCCTGCTCTCCCGCACCGAGGGGATCATCCCGGCCATCGAGAGCGCCCACGCGCTCGCCGGTGCGCTGGACCTCGGCAAGGAGCTGGGCAAGGACGGGCTGATCCTCATCAACCTGTCCGGCCGGGGCGACAAGGACATGGACACCGCTGCCCGCTACTTCGGGCTGTACGACACCGACGCCGCCGTCGAGGCGGACGCCGACAGCGACCGCGCCGAGATCGAGGGGGACGCCAAGTGA
- a CDS encoding DsbA family protein: MSDKIPEGNRSARERLAQQREREKGREKRRRTLIVSSAVVGVLALAAVVGLIAANVGKDSGGDSASGPAITPSGATGEDSLTLPVGASDAPSTLTIWEDFRCPVCAQFENAFRDTVTELVEAGQLKVEYHLATIIDGNLGGKGSLRAANAAACAQDVGKFAPYHDVLFRNQPPEPDDAFAKNSRLIELAGEVEGLDTPGFRSCVESGEHDSWVQKSDTAFREGGFQGTPTALLNGESIFPKKGDEQISVENLKKWVAEANKGKKPGTATPSAPAS; this comes from the coding sequence GTGAGCGACAAGATTCCTGAGGGAAACCGAAGTGCGCGTGAGCGCCTGGCCCAGCAGCGCGAGCGGGAGAAGGGCCGCGAGAAGCGCCGCCGTACGCTGATCGTCTCCTCCGCCGTGGTCGGCGTCCTGGCGCTGGCCGCCGTGGTCGGCCTGATCGCGGCCAACGTGGGCAAGGACAGTGGCGGCGACAGCGCCTCCGGCCCCGCCATCACCCCGTCGGGGGCGACCGGCGAGGACTCCCTGACCCTCCCGGTCGGCGCCTCCGACGCCCCGTCCACGCTCACGATCTGGGAGGACTTCCGCTGCCCGGTCTGCGCCCAGTTCGAGAACGCCTTCCGGGACACCGTCACCGAGCTGGTCGAAGCGGGTCAGCTCAAGGTGGAGTACCACCTGGCCACGATCATCGACGGCAACCTCGGCGGCAAGGGCTCGCTGCGCGCCGCCAACGCCGCCGCCTGCGCCCAGGACGTCGGCAAGTTCGCCCCCTACCACGACGTGCTCTTCCGCAACCAGCCCCCCGAGCCCGACGACGCCTTCGCCAAGAACAGCCGGCTGATCGAGCTGGCCGGCGAGGTCGAAGGCCTCGACACGCCGGGCTTCCGCAGCTGTGTGGAGAGCGGCGAGCACGACAGCTGGGTCCAGAAGTCCGACACGGCGTTCCGTGAGGGCGGCTTCCAGGGCACCCCGACCGCCCTCCTCAACGGCGAGTCGATCTTCCCGAAGAAGGGCGACGAGCAGATCTCCGTGGAGAACCTGAAGAAGTGGGTCGCCGAGGCCAACAAGGGCAAGAAGCCCGGCACCGCCACCCCGTCCGCGCCCGCTTCCTGA
- a CDS encoding DUF2752 domain-containing protein — protein sequence MPGPQSHRSVLERRTGWMAPRTAQTGSPARQPGPPATRVRRLATPLGVLATVTAAFAYVGTVDPNEPGHYPVCPLLKITGAFCPGCGGLRSAHAFIHGDLGAAFSSNALATTGYFLFAAVWVLWLVRAWRGQSLRIVLAPAWWWGIGALLLIFTVVRNLPFGSALAP from the coding sequence ATGCCCGGCCCCCAGAGCCACCGTTCCGTCCTCGAACGCCGGACGGGCTGGATGGCGCCCCGGACCGCCCAGACAGGCTCTCCAGCGCGCCAGCCAGGCCCTCCGGCCACCCGGGTACGCCGCCTGGCCACCCCTCTCGGCGTCCTCGCCACCGTCACCGCCGCCTTCGCCTACGTCGGCACCGTCGATCCCAACGAGCCCGGCCACTACCCCGTCTGCCCCCTGCTCAAGATCACCGGCGCGTTCTGCCCCGGCTGCGGCGGACTCCGCAGTGCCCATGCCTTCATCCACGGCGACCTCGGCGCCGCGTTCTCCTCCAACGCGCTCGCCACCACCGGCTACTTCCTCTTCGCCGCCGTCTGGGTCCTGTGGCTGGTCCGGGCCTGGCGCGGACAGTCGCTGCGGATCGTTCTCGCGCCCGCCTGGTGGTGGGGCATCGGCGCCCTGCTCCTGATCTTCACCGTGGTCCGGAATCTGCCGTTCGGCTCGGCGCTGGCGCCCTGA
- the hisI gene encoding phosphoribosyl-AMP cyclohydrolase, with product MTSTPGPTPPASSLDPAIAARLRRGADGLVPAIAQQYDTGEVLMLGWMDDEALHRTLTTGRCTYWSRSRQEYWVKGDTSGHIQRVKSVALDCDADTVLVKVDQTGAACHTGDRTCFDADVLTLLDS from the coding sequence ATGACCAGCACGCCCGGCCCCACGCCGCCCGCCAGCAGCCTCGACCCCGCCATCGCCGCCCGCCTCAGGCGCGGCGCCGACGGCCTGGTCCCGGCCATCGCCCAGCAGTACGACACCGGCGAGGTGCTGATGCTCGGCTGGATGGACGACGAGGCGCTGCACCGCACCCTCACCACGGGCCGCTGCACCTACTGGTCGCGCAGCCGCCAGGAGTACTGGGTCAAGGGCGACACCTCCGGCCACATCCAGCGGGTGAAGTCCGTCGCCCTGGACTGCGACGCCGACACCGTGCTGGTCAAGGTCGACCAGACGGGCGCCGCCTGCCACACGGGCGACCGCACCTGCTTCGACGCCGACGTCCTCACCCTCCTCGACAGCTAA
- a CDS encoding anthranilate synthase component I: MDLDTFRKLAVDRRVVPVSRRLLADGDTPVGLYRKLAAERPGTFLLESAENGRTWSRYSFIGVRSDATLTARDGAAHWLGTPPVGVPVDGDPLEALRATVETLHTPRDLVSDAGLPPFTGGMVGYLGYDVVRRLEKIGEHGGDDLRLPELTMLLTSDLAVLDHQNGTVLLIANAINHNDLSTGVDEAYADAVARLDTMEQDLRRPVENAPAVLPPSELPPYTALWGGEAYQDAVKDIKERIRAGEAFQVVPSQRFETPCTASALDVYRVLRATNPSPYMYLFRFDGFDVVGSSPEALVKVEDGRAMVHPIAGTRHRGATPQEDQALAEELLADPKERAEHLMLVDLGRNDLGRVCEPGSVEVVDFMSIERYSHVMHIVSTVTGRVTEDRTAFDVLTACFPAGTLSGAPKPRAMQIIEELEPSRRGLYGGCVGYLDFAGDSDTAIAIRTALLRDGTAYVQAGAGVVADSDPVAEDTECRNKAAAVLRAVHTANRLHDR, encoded by the coding sequence ATGGATCTCGACACCTTCCGCAAGCTGGCCGTCGACCGGCGCGTCGTCCCCGTCAGCCGCCGCCTCCTCGCGGACGGCGACACCCCGGTCGGCCTGTACCGCAAGCTCGCCGCCGAGCGCCCCGGCACCTTCCTGCTGGAGTCCGCGGAGAACGGCCGCACCTGGTCGCGCTACTCCTTCATCGGCGTACGCAGCGACGCCACCCTCACCGCCCGCGACGGCGCGGCCCACTGGCTCGGCACCCCGCCCGTCGGCGTCCCGGTCGACGGCGACCCGCTGGAGGCCCTGCGCGCCACCGTCGAGACCCTCCACACCCCGCGCGACCTGGTGAGCGACGCGGGCCTGCCGCCCTTCACCGGCGGCATGGTCGGCTACCTCGGCTACGACGTCGTCCGCCGCCTGGAGAAGATCGGCGAGCACGGCGGCGACGACCTGAGGCTCCCCGAGCTGACCATGCTCCTCACCTCGGACCTCGCCGTCCTCGACCACCAGAACGGCACCGTCCTGCTGATCGCCAACGCGATCAACCACAACGACCTCTCCACCGGCGTCGACGAGGCCTACGCGGACGCCGTCGCCCGCCTCGACACGATGGAGCAGGACCTGCGCCGCCCGGTCGAGAACGCCCCGGCGGTCCTGCCGCCGTCCGAGCTGCCGCCGTACACCGCGCTCTGGGGCGGCGAGGCCTACCAGGACGCCGTCAAGGACATCAAGGAGCGCATCCGGGCGGGCGAGGCCTTCCAGGTCGTCCCCTCCCAGCGCTTCGAGACCCCGTGCACGGCGAGCGCCCTGGACGTCTACCGGGTGTTGCGGGCCACCAACCCGTCCCCGTACATGTACCTCTTCCGCTTCGACGGGTTCGACGTCGTCGGCTCCAGCCCCGAGGCCCTCGTCAAGGTCGAGGACGGGCGGGCCATGGTCCACCCGATCGCCGGGACCCGGCACCGCGGCGCCACCCCGCAGGAGGACCAGGCGCTCGCCGAGGAACTGCTCGCCGACCCCAAGGAGCGGGCCGAGCACCTGATGCTCGTCGACCTCGGCCGCAACGACCTGGGCCGGGTCTGCGAACCGGGCAGCGTGGAGGTCGTCGACTTCATGTCGATCGAGCGGTACTCCCACGTCATGCACATCGTCTCCACCGTCACCGGCCGCGTCACCGAGGACCGCACCGCCTTCGACGTCCTCACCGCCTGCTTCCCCGCGGGTACCCTCTCCGGCGCCCCCAAGCCGCGCGCCATGCAGATCATCGAGGAGCTGGAGCCGAGCCGCCGGGGCCTGTACGGGGGGTGCGTCGGCTATCTCGACTTCGCCGGGGACTCCGACACCGCGATCGCCATCCGTACCGCGCTGCTGCGGGACGGTACGGCGTACGTGCAGGCCGGAGCGGGTGTCGTAGCCGACTCGGACCCGGTCGCGGAGGACACCGAGTGCCGTAACAAGGCGGCCGCCGTGCTGCGCGCCGTCCATACCGCCAACCGGCTCCACGACCGCTGA
- the lgt gene encoding prolipoprotein diacylglyceryl transferase yields MNLASIPSPSTGVIELGPIPLRGYAFCIIIGVFVAVWIGNKRWVARGGRAGTVADIAVWAVPFGLVGGRLYHVITDYQLYFSDGQNWVDAFKIWEGGLGIWGAIALGAVGAWIGCRRRGIPLPAWADALAPGIAIAQAIGRWGNWFNQELYGKPTDLPWALEISEGPNRVAGTYHPTFLYESLWCVGVALLVIWADRRFKLGHGRAFALYVAAYCAGRGWIEYMRVDEAHHVLGLRLNVWTAITVFALAVAYIVISAKLRPGREEIVEPDRDAEAAAKKDEPEDTDAPETSGDPLKKDTDTADAEAPAEDSAPEAADKR; encoded by the coding sequence ATGAACCTTGCCTCCATTCCCAGCCCGTCGACCGGCGTGATCGAGCTCGGCCCGATCCCGCTCCGCGGCTACGCGTTCTGCATCATCATCGGTGTCTTCGTCGCCGTCTGGATCGGCAACAAGCGCTGGGTCGCCCGTGGCGGCAGAGCGGGCACCGTCGCCGACATCGCCGTCTGGGCCGTGCCCTTCGGCCTCGTCGGCGGCCGGCTCTACCACGTGATCACCGACTACCAGCTCTACTTCAGCGACGGCCAGAACTGGGTCGACGCCTTCAAGATCTGGGAGGGCGGCCTCGGCATCTGGGGCGCCATCGCCCTCGGCGCGGTCGGCGCGTGGATCGGCTGCCGCCGCCGGGGCATCCCGCTGCCCGCCTGGGCGGACGCGCTGGCCCCCGGTATCGCCATCGCCCAGGCGATCGGCCGCTGGGGCAACTGGTTCAACCAGGAGCTGTACGGCAAGCCGACCGACCTCCCCTGGGCGCTGGAGATCAGCGAGGGCCCCAACCGGGTCGCCGGGACGTACCACCCGACCTTCCTCTACGAGTCGCTGTGGTGCGTCGGCGTCGCGCTGCTGGTCATCTGGGCCGACCGCCGCTTCAAGCTCGGCCACGGACGGGCGTTCGCGCTGTACGTCGCGGCCTACTGCGCCGGTCGCGGCTGGATCGAGTACATGCGGGTCGACGAGGCCCACCACGTCCTCGGCCTGCGCCTGAACGTGTGGACCGCGATCACCGTCTTCGCCCTCGCCGTCGCCTACATCGTGATCTCCGCGAAGCTCCGCCCGGGCCGCGAGGAGATCGTGGAGCCGGACCGGGACGCGGAGGCCGCCGCGAAGAAGGACGAGCCCGAGGACACGGACGCCCCCGAGACCTCCGGCGACCCGCTGAAGAAGGACACGGACACGGCGGACGCCGAGGCCCCGGCCGAGGACTCCGCCCCCGAGGCCGCCGACAAGCGCTGA
- the trpC gene encoding indole-3-glycerol phosphate synthase TrpC, translated as MSVLDEIIDGVRADLAERQARVSLDELKERAARAPQAKDGVAALRGEGVTVICEVKRSSPSKGALAAIADPAALAADYEAGGASVISVLTEERRFGGSLADLEAVRAKVDTPILRKDFIVTSYQLWEARAYGADLALLIVAALDQEALVSLIERAESIGLTPIVEAHDEEEAERAVDAGARIIGVNARNLKDLKVDRSTFERVAPEIPDHIVKIAESGVRGPHDLIAYANAGADAVLVGESLVTGRDPRAAVADLVAAGAHPALRHGRG; from the coding sequence GTGAGTGTGCTCGACGAGATCATCGACGGCGTCCGCGCCGACCTCGCGGAGCGGCAGGCGCGCGTCAGCCTCGACGAGCTGAAGGAGCGCGCCGCCCGCGCCCCCCAGGCCAAGGACGGAGTCGCCGCCCTGCGCGGCGAGGGCGTCACCGTCATCTGCGAGGTCAAGCGCTCGTCCCCGTCCAAGGGGGCCCTTGCCGCCATCGCGGACCCCGCCGCGCTCGCCGCGGACTACGAGGCCGGTGGCGCGTCCGTCATCTCGGTCCTCACCGAGGAGCGCCGGTTCGGCGGTTCGCTCGCCGACCTGGAGGCCGTCCGCGCCAAGGTCGACACCCCGATCCTGCGCAAGGACTTCATCGTCACCTCGTACCAGCTGTGGGAGGCCCGGGCGTACGGCGCCGACCTCGCCCTGCTGATCGTCGCCGCCCTCGACCAGGAGGCGCTGGTCTCCCTGATCGAGCGCGCCGAGTCGATCGGGCTCACCCCGATCGTCGAGGCGCACGACGAAGAGGAGGCGGAGCGCGCCGTGGACGCCGGGGCGAGGATCATCGGTGTCAACGCGCGCAACCTGAAGGACCTCAAGGTCGACCGCTCCACCTTCGAGCGCGTCGCCCCCGAGATCCCCGACCACATCGTCAAGATCGCCGAGTCCGGCGTCCGGGGCCCGCACGACCTGATCGCGTACGCCAACGCCGGCGCCGACGCCGTCCTCGTCGGCGAGTCCCTGGTCACCGGCCGCGACCCGCGCGCCGCCGTCGCCGACCTGGTCGCCGCCGGCGCCCACCCGGCCCTCCGCCACGGCCGCGGCTGA
- the trpA gene encoding tryptophan synthase subunit alpha → MSGNIELLSTTLAAAKAEDRAALIAYLPAGFPTVDGGIEAVKAVVAGGADVVEVGLPHSDPVLDGPVIQTADDIALRGGVRIADVMRTVREAYEATGVPILVMTYWNPIDRYGVERFTAELAEAGGAGCILPDLPVQESALWREHADKHGLATVFVVAPSSQDARLATITAAGSGFVYAASLMGVTGTRASVGAQAQELVGRTRATTDLPVCVGLGVSNAEQAAEVAGFADGVIVGSAFVKAILDAPDEAAGLDAVRSLAGELAQGVRKR, encoded by the coding sequence GTGAGCGGCAACATCGAGCTGTTGAGCACCACCCTCGCCGCCGCCAAGGCGGAGGACCGGGCCGCGCTGATCGCCTACCTCCCGGCCGGCTTCCCGACCGTCGACGGCGGCATCGAGGCGGTCAAGGCCGTCGTCGCGGGCGGTGCCGACGTCGTGGAGGTCGGGCTCCCGCACAGCGACCCGGTCCTCGACGGGCCGGTCATCCAGACCGCCGACGACATCGCCCTGCGCGGCGGCGTCCGCATCGCCGACGTGATGCGGACGGTCCGCGAGGCGTACGAGGCCACCGGCGTCCCGATCCTGGTCATGACGTACTGGAACCCCATCGACCGGTACGGCGTGGAGCGTTTCACCGCCGAGCTGGCCGAGGCAGGCGGTGCCGGGTGCATCCTGCCCGACCTGCCGGTCCAGGAGTCCGCGCTGTGGCGCGAGCACGCCGACAAGCACGGCCTGGCCACCGTCTTCGTCGTCGCCCCCAGCAGCCAGGACGCCCGCCTCGCCACCATCACGGCGGCCGGCAGCGGCTTCGTCTACGCCGCCTCCCTGATGGGTGTCACCGGCACCCGCGCATCGGTCGGCGCCCAGGCCCAGGAGCTGGTGGGCCGCACCCGCGCCACCACCGACCTGCCGGTCTGCGTCGGCCTCGGGGTCTCCAACGCCGAGCAGGCCGCCGAGGTCGCCGGATTCGCCGACGGGGTGATCGTCGGCTCGGCCTTCGTCAAGGCGATCCTGGACGCCCCGGACGAGGCCGCCGGCCTCGACGCCGTCCGGTCCCTGGCGGGCGAGCTGGCCCAGGGCGTTCGAAAGCGGTGA
- a CDS encoding HGxxPAAW family protein — protein sequence MAGTSHGHTPAAWTGVIIAFIGFCVAGVFMVAANPLGFWAGIAVIFAGGIVGYAMKLAGLGMPKESAELVEARARAGEAQVSH from the coding sequence ATGGCGGGCACGAGCCACGGACACACCCCGGCCGCCTGGACCGGTGTCATCATCGCCTTCATCGGCTTCTGCGTCGCAGGCGTCTTCATGGTCGCGGCCAACCCGCTCGGCTTCTGGGCCGGTATCGCCGTCATCTTCGCCGGTGGCATCGTCGGTTACGCCATGAAGCTCGCGGGCCTCGGCATGCCGAAGGAGTCCGCCGAGCTGGTGGAGGCCCGGGCGCGCGCCGGCGAGGCCCAGGTCTCGCACTGA
- the trpM gene encoding tryptophan biosynthesis modulator TrpM has protein sequence MTDHPVPRTRPGLRPAGAPARDPHAPLARGCRPRGCRAPARRVHGRRVRYVIGDEPGQVNGMRWRPGSAQ, from the coding sequence ATGACCGACCACCCCGTGCCCCGCACCCGGCCGGGCCTGCGCCCCGCCGGGGCACCGGCCCGGGACCCGCACGCCCCGCTGGCGCGCGGGTGCAGGCCGCGAGGCTGCCGCGCCCCCGCCCGGCGTGTGCACGGACGGCGTGTGCGGTACGTGATCGGTGACGAGCCCGGCCAGGTGAACGGGATGCGATGGCGCCCGGGGTCCGCGCAGTAG